The genomic window GATCTTTCTGCCGTTCGGCTATTCCAACGGCGCCAGCCTGCCGACCGACTCGGCGGATGCAATGATCGCGCGAGTGAACGAAATCGCCGCGCGCGGACGCGAGTTCTCGGCCGACGCTCCGATCCTGGTGATGAACGGCAACGATCACGCGGAACCCGATCCGATCGTCTTCGAGCGCCTGAAGCAAGCAGCCGGACGCGCGCCATTCACGGCTGAGGTCGGCACGCTCGACGATTACGCGAAGCGGCTTTCCGAGCTGCCCCGGAACGGCACGCCTCGCGTCCGCGGCGAACTGCGATCTCCCGCCCGGGCGAATATCACGCCGGGCGTCAGCTCGACGCGAGCCTGGATAAAGCAGCGTGACTTCCAGAACGCATACCTGCTCGAGCGGATTGCCGATCCGCTTGCCGCGCTCGCCTTTCCTTTGAACCAGGCTGACGACCTGACCGCGCTGCTCGAGGTTGCCTGGCGCATGCAGATTCAGAACCATCCGCACGACTCGATCTGCGGATGCTCGATCGACCAGGTTCATCAGGACATGCGCTACCGCTTCGATCAGGCCGCAATGATCGGCGAGATCGTGGCGCGCCGCGCCTCGGAGGCCCTGCTTTCAGCGCCAAACGGCGGCGAAGCCGCGATCGCGGTGTTCAATCCCACGTTCGCTCGCCGCGCGCTCATCACGGGTGAAACCGAAGTCGGCGATCCTCATGCAAGCTACGTCGCGCTGGATAGCGACGGACGCCGGATTCCCGTCGCGATCGACGTCGCGCGGCCGGCGCGGCCGTTGGAAATCGAGGTGAAGGCGGCCGACCTCAAAGGCTTGATCACCGGCGCTCAGGTGATGGACCAGTATGTGAACCGGTTCGAACTCGAACCCGTTGGAGACAACCGATTCGATCTCCGCGTGTTCGTCAGCCGCAGTCCGGCGGGCGACCTGGATTCGGAGAGCTTTCGCCGGCGAATTCTTGAGCTGGCTGACGATGCGATCCTTCGGATCCGGGCTACGGAGGCCGCGCGGGCGCAGATCACTTTCGTTGACGACGCACTCGTGCAGGCCGGCTTCAGCCTTTATCGGCTCGTTCGCTCGGACGAACTCGCTGCTGATACGCCGGCCAATGCGGCCGGGATCGAATCGATCGAGAACGAATACTTCAGGCTCAGTCCGTCGCCGCGTGGGCTGAAAATCGACGACCTGAAAAACAACAAGACCCTTGAAATTTATTTCGAAGATGACGGCGACCGAGGCGACGAATACAGCTTCGACCCGGTGGCCGATTCGGCGCCGATCTCGAGGCCTGCATCGATCCCCGCCAGCGTGATCGAGCGCGCAACGGTCAGAAGCCGCATCGCCCTCTCATTGGTTTACCGTCTCCCGTGCGCGCTCACGGAGGATCGCACGGCGCGCGCGCCACAGACCGTCGAGGTTCCGGTGCAACTGACCGCCACCATCTACGCGGGACTGGAGCGCGTGGATTTCGAGGCGGCGATAGATAATCGCGCGCGCGACCATCGCATCCGCGTCGCTCTATCCACGCCGATTGCGGCTACGCAGTCGCTCTCCGACACGAATTTCGGAATCGTCCGCCGCCCGCTCGATCCAACCGAGCCGGCCGGCGCCACGGAAGATGTCTATCCGACCGCGCCCCATCGGACCTTCACCGCGGTGCAGTCCGCGGAGTTTTCGGCGGCCATGATGAGCCGTGGAATCTACGAGACCGAGGCCAGGCGAGACGGCGGCGGTACGACAATCCTGTTGACGCTGTTGCGATGCGTAGGATGGCTTTCGCGCGGAGACCTGAAGATGCGCCGTGGTGATGCGGGTCCGGAGCTCGAGACGCCCGACGCCCAGGAAATCGGCCAGCATCGTTTTCAATTTGCCATCACGGCCTGGCGCGGTTCGTATGCAGGCGCCGGCGTCGTTCAGCTAAGCCAGGCGTATGCGTATCCGCCGCGCGTGTTCCAGGCTCGCTCCGCTTTGGATGTTTCTGAGAATCGACTTTGCGCCTGCGACAATCCGCAAGTAGTGTTTTCCACCGCGCGCGCGACGCAGCGCGTCGGGGCCTACATCGTACGCGCCTTCAGCGCTTCCGAGTCGCCGGAGATCGCGCGATTCAACTTCGGCCGCGGCCGGAGATCTCGATTGATCGATCTCGCTGGCCGGCCTTTGAAAGGTGCCAAGCTTAAGCGGCGCCGCGACGGTTCCGTCGAGTTGGATCTGCGCCCCTTTCAGATCGTGACGTTTGAAGTTCGCTGGCCTATGGCTGATTCGCGCCGCGAAACTAGTACCGCCGGTAGTTGATCCGCCTGATCCGCGATCCGCCGCGCGAGTGCGAACTGCGGCGCGGCCATTTGGGCGGCGCAAGCCAGAAGGTCGCCGCCACCAGGATTGTGAAGGTGGCGTAAAGCGCGGTGAACATCCACGGTGGCGCGTTGTAGAAGATCAGGCGGTGCGTCCAGTAAGCGACAAAGTCGCCTGGGTAGCGCGCCTGTCCTGCTCTGGCACGCAACGAGTCCTCGAGCGTGGTCAACGGACACATCACACCCAAAATCGCTTCCAGGCAAACTAACGCGATCGCCACAAGGTGCGAGAGGCGAAAACCGAATCCCCGCACCCATTCCCACTCAAACACAACACCGATGAGGATTGCGGCGAAGCCGAAAACAACAAACACGACATAAGCCGCATGGATCATCACAACCGCGTCGGCAAGCACGCGCCATCTCACCATGATTTCATCATCGCACCGCCGCGAGCGTCGGCAAACGGTAGCGGATAGGTCAGCCTCGCCGATGCGGGCCGAGGCCTGTCTGCAATCGGGCGCCTCGCTCGATCACGGGCACGCGCCGCAATCTATTCAATCCAGCTTGCGCTTACCGTAATAGGGCAGCGTAGTCTCACCCCCGGGATCGGGCTTCGGTTTTTCCTGCGTGAGTCCAGCAAGGCCGGCGCTGTACATCGCAAGCGTGCCCGGCTCGATCACGTCGCGGTCCGTGACGATGTTGATGCAAGCGGGCCGTCCCGAAGCGAGCGCCCGCTTGAGCGCCGGCGCGATATCCGCCGCGCGCTCGACCAGTTCGCCCTGGGCGCCGAGACCCTCGGCGGCGCGTTCGTAATGAACCATGCCGAGTTCGGTAGCCATGGTGCGGCCTTTCCCCCACATCAGCTCCTGCCCGTGCTTGGACATCCCCCATTGCTGGTCATTGTTGATTACGACGGCGATAGGCAGGTTGTTCTTCGCCGCGGTATGGAATTCCGAGAAATTAAGCCCCGCCGATCCGTCACCGACGATGCAGAAAACCTGCTTGTCCGGGTGCGCCGCCTTGCATGCGAGCGCGAACGGAAGGCCGGTCCCCAGGCAACCGAGATAACCATGCGTCAGGAATCGTCCCGGATGGCGCGCCGTCCACGCATTTGACATCCAGGCGGCGGTCTCGCCACCGTCGGCGACCACGATCGCGTCGGTGCTCAGGGTCTTGGCGATCTCGTGCGCCATCCGCGCCGGATGAATCGGGCCGGGCCCGTCTTTGAGCGCATCGTCGAAGCGATGGCGCATTGCATTGCGGATCGCGCTCAACCGCTCCAGCCATTCCGCGTGCGGGTCGAATTTTTCGTCCTTCGCCGCTGCGCAGGCCTGGCGTAGGAATTCGCCGCAATCGGAAACAATGCCGAGCTCGATATTCCGGTTGCGCCCGATCTCCTCGGGCTCGATATCGACCTGGATCACGCGTGCATCGCCCGGAATCACCGAGTTGCGCCCGCCGGTAAACAACCCAATCCGCGTACCAAGCAGGATTACGAGGTCGGCGCTGCCGCCGCCGCTCGCATGGATCGCGGGATGAATCGGGCCGAAGCCTCCGAAGCATAGCGGATGCTCCTCGGAGATCGAGCCGCGCGCTTTGGCGTTGGTCATCACCGGGGTGTTGGTAAGCTCGGCAAAGCGCGTCAGCTCGGCCGCGGCCTGCGCGAACCATACTCCGCCGCCGGCAAGGATCGCCGGGCGCTTCGCCTCGGCAAGCCAGTTGAGCGCCTGCGCGAGCGCGGCTCTGCCCGGACCGGCGGGCTCTTTGGACCGATAATCTTTGGGAAACTCGACTCGCTCCTCATCAACGCGGGTGAACAGCACGTCGATCGGCAGCTCCAGGAACACCGGCCCGGGGCGGCCTGAAGTCGCATGGCGGAAAGCCGCCGCCAGGTATTCTGGAATCCGCTCGGTATGCGTGACGCTGCGCGCCCACTTGGTGATAGGCCGCAGGATGCCCATCTGATCGACCGCTTGCAGCGACAGCTTGTCATCCTCGATGAGCGGGCTTCGCCCTCCGATCAAAATCATCGGGATCGAGTCCATGAAAGCGTTGGCGACTCCAGTGACCGCGTCTGTGACTCCTGGCCCCGCGGTCACGATCGCGACGCCCGGACGCCCCGTCGTGCGCGCCCATCCGTCAGCCATATGCGCCGCTGCCTGCTCGTGACGAGTATCGATTACGCGAAAGCCGTGCGCGCGGCAGGCCGCGTAAATCGCGTCGAGATGGCCGCCGTGGAGCGTGAAAATCTCGCGTACGCCCTCTTGCTCGAGCGTCCTTACCAGCATCTCGCCGCCGTCAATCTTTGCCATTGGTGAATCTCCCTCTGCGCAGCGGGGTGTAGGCGCGCCCTCGATCGTCGTGCGATTTGAAGCGCGGCCTGCGTCTTCACAGTTCCTTTCATCTTGCTTATAGACCAGCGATGCGTATTCGCCTAGACGCGCCACGCCACTCGAGTTGCCCCGAAAAGAATCATTGCGGCGATTGGATACATCCCACGACTGAAAACTCTTCACTAAACGATCGTTCATTCCGGGCACAACCTATGCTACCCATTCCATTTAGTACGACCGTCGAGGAGCAAGGAATGGACACCTACCGCGAGCTGAACGTCGAATCCCCTAAAGATATCGAGTCGGTCAAAGAAAGCGTTCATCGCTTCGCCAAGGATGTCCTTCGCCCGGCTGCGGTGAAGCTCGACCGCATGACCGATCCGCGCGACGTGATCGCGCTCGATTCGCCGCTGCGAAGCGTTTTGAAGCAGGCATACCAGCTGGGATACCACGTCGCCGGCCTTCCCACGGAAATGGGCGGCATGGGACTGCGTGGGCTCGGAATGCATGTGCTGATCGAGGAGCTGGCCTGGGGCGCGGGTGATCTGGCCATAAGCCTTCTGGCCACGAGTTTCCCGTTTTCCGCCGCCGCCGCGAGCGGCAATCCGGAGCTTTTCGAAAAGTTCGTTAAGCCCTATATCGCCGATCGCGACGGTAGTCTCATCGGATGCTGGGCGATCACTGAGCCTCAGCACGGCTCCGATGAACTGGTGCCGGGTACGCCCGAGTTCCACAATCCCCGCGTGACCGGTCAGGTCGTCGCGCGCGCCGATGGCGACTCATACGTGATCAATGGACAGAAGGCGGCGTGGGTCTCGAACGGGACGATCGCAACCCATGCGGCGCTTTACCTGACGACCGAGCCCAAGGCCGGCATGGCCGGCGGCGGTGTCGCGTTCGTCCCGCTCAACCTGCCGGGCGTGTCAAAGGGTAAGCCGCTCAACAAGCTCGGCCAGCGCGCGCTCAATCAGGGTGAAATTTATTTCGACAATGTGAGGATTCCGCGCAAATGGATGCTGACAAAGAGCGAGGGCTACGAGCTCGAAGTCGAACGGACTCTCACATTTGCCAACTCTGCGATGGCGGCTGCGTTCACCGGCGTCGCACGCGCCGCCTACGAGGAAGCGCTCGACTACTCCAGGCAGCGCGTCCAGGGCGGGCAGCCGATCTGCGAGCATCAACTCGTCCAGAAGCAT from Candidatus Binatus sp. includes these protein-coding regions:
- a CDS encoding glycoside hydrolase family 38 C-terminal domain-containing protein → MRRDGTLIGEARFMEHLYFVVHTHWDREWYQPFQRMRARLLTMTDKMLGLLESGALPCFHFDGQTIVLEDYLEVRPDSARRIAKLVKAGKLQIGPWYLLADSFLASGEALIRNLEIGSRIARRFGKSAQTGYLPDQFGHAAQLPQILSGFGLTAAVVFRGVGREVNCNRFIWEALDGSALFTIFLPFGYSNGASLPTDSADAMIARVNEIAARGREFSADAPILVMNGNDHAEPDPIVFERLKQAAGRAPFTAEVGTLDDYAKRLSELPRNGTPRVRGELRSPARANITPGVSSTRAWIKQRDFQNAYLLERIADPLAALAFPLNQADDLTALLEVAWRMQIQNHPHDSICGCSIDQVHQDMRYRFDQAAMIGEIVARRASEALLSAPNGGEAAIAVFNPTFARRALITGETEVGDPHASYVALDSDGRRIPVAIDVARPARPLEIEVKAADLKGLITGAQVMDQYVNRFELEPVGDNRFDLRVFVSRSPAGDLDSESFRRRILELADDAILRIRATEAARAQITFVDDALVQAGFSLYRLVRSDELAADTPANAAGIESIENEYFRLSPSPRGLKIDDLKNNKTLEIYFEDDGDRGDEYSFDPVADSAPISRPASIPASVIERATVRSRIALSLVYRLPCALTEDRTARAPQTVEVPVQLTATIYAGLERVDFEAAIDNRARDHRIRVALSTPIAATQSLSDTNFGIVRRPLDPTEPAGATEDVYPTAPHRTFTAVQSAEFSAAMMSRGIYETEARRDGGGTTILLTLLRCVGWLSRGDLKMRRGDAGPELETPDAQEIGQHRFQFAITAWRGSYAGAGVVQLSQAYAYPPRVFQARSALDVSENRLCACDNPQVVFSTARATQRVGAYIVRAFSASESPEIARFNFGRGRRSRLIDLAGRPLKGAKLKRRRDGSVELDLRPFQIVTFEVRWPMADSRRETSTAGS
- a CDS encoding acyl-CoA dehydrogenase family protein produces the protein MDTYRELNVESPKDIESVKESVHRFAKDVLRPAAVKLDRMTDPRDVIALDSPLRSVLKQAYQLGYHVAGLPTEMGGMGLRGLGMHVLIEELAWGAGDLAISLLATSFPFSAAAASGNPELFEKFVKPYIADRDGSLIGCWAITEPQHGSDELVPGTPEFHNPRVTGQVVARADGDSYVINGQKAAWVSNGTIATHAALYLTTEPKAGMAGGGVAFVPLNLPGVSKGKPLNKLGQRALNQGEIYFDNVRIPRKWMLTKSEGYELEVERTLTFANSAMAAAFTGVARAAYEEALDYSRQRVQGGQPICEHQLVQKHLFEMFTKVEACRALSRAVMIYNQTSTTPSLEHAIAAKTFCTQASFEVASDALQVFGGNGLSKEYGIEKIFRDARASLIEDGTNDVLSLAGARHILSRAGVTGPAMAR
- a CDS encoding thiamine pyrophosphate-binding protein yields the protein MAKIDGGEMLVRTLEQEGVREIFTLHGGHLDAIYAACRAHGFRVIDTRHEQAAAHMADGWARTTGRPGVAIVTAGPGVTDAVTGVANAFMDSIPMILIGGRSPLIEDDKLSLQAVDQMGILRPITKWARSVTHTERIPEYLAAAFRHATSGRPGPVFLELPIDVLFTRVDEERVEFPKDYRSKEPAGPGRAALAQALNWLAEAKRPAILAGGGVWFAQAAAELTRFAELTNTPVMTNAKARGSISEEHPLCFGGFGPIHPAIHASGGGSADLVILLGTRIGLFTGGRNSVIPGDARVIQVDIEPEEIGRNRNIELGIVSDCGEFLRQACAAAKDEKFDPHAEWLERLSAIRNAMRHRFDDALKDGPGPIHPARMAHEIAKTLSTDAIVVADGGETAAWMSNAWTARHPGRFLTHGYLGCLGTGLPFALACKAAHPDKQVFCIVGDGSAGLNFSEFHTAAKNNLPIAVVINNDQQWGMSKHGQELMWGKGRTMATELGMVHYERAAEGLGAQGELVERAADIAPALKRALASGRPACINIVTDRDVIEPGTLAMYSAGLAGLTQEKPKPDPGGETTLPYYGKRKLD
- a CDS encoding DUF2784 domain-containing protein — protein: MLADAVVMIHAAYVVFVVFGFAAILIGVVFEWEWVRGFGFRLSHLVAIALVCLEAILGVMCPLTTLEDSLRARAGQARYPGDFVAYWTHRLIFYNAPPWMFTALYATFTILVAATFWLAPPKWPRRSSHSRGGSRIRRINYRRY